Below is a window of Dehalococcoidia bacterium DNA.
GGAATTGACCAGCGTCACCGGGTGCTTCTGCGTAAGCTCGCGCGCCATATTGAGCGCCTGGTCGAAGTTGCCCTCGATGGAAACTATTTTAGCCCCATGCATGATGGCTTGCGCCAGCTTCCCCAGTGCGATCTTGCCCTCGGGTATGATGATGATGGTTTCCAGACCTTGCCTCGCGGCGTAGGCCGCCGCGGAGGCGCTAGTATTGCCGGTGGAGGCGCACATGACGGCCTTGCTGCCTTCTTCCACGGCCTTGGCGATGGCCATTATCATGCCGCGGTCCTTGAAGGAGCCGGTGGGGTTGCACCCTTCCAGCTTAAAGTAAAGTTCGCCACAGCCGACAATTTTCTCCAGCGCGGGAGCGCGCACCAGCGGCGTATCACCCTCGCCCAGCGAGAACATGGGTGTTTTATCCGTTATGGGAAGAAAATCCCTATACTTGAACAGCAGCCCGTTTTTAGACATCTAGGCCTCTACGCGCACAAAATTGTGGACTTCTTTAACCACAGGCAGCTTTTTGAACTCGGCAAAGGCCGCCTGCATGGCCTCTTCGCGCGCCGGGTGTGTCATGATGACTATCTCAGCCGTCTGGTCTGGTTCGGTTTCCTTCTGGATGACCGAAGCGATGCTTATCTGGTGGCTACCCAGCGCAAAGGCTATTTGCGCCAGCACGCCTGGCTGGTCGGTGACGCCCATGCGGATATAATACCTTGTGACAATCTGCGACATGGGCTTGAGGCGCTTGTTTTCACCGGGCTGCCATGTAGAGCCCGATTGGCCGGATGCCACGTGCCGGGCGGCTGCCACCACGTCGGCAACAACCGCGCTGGAGGTCGGCAGGGCTCCCGCCCCCTTCCCCAGAAAGGTTACCTGCCCCGTAAGGTCGCCATCCACCTGCACGGCGTTGTAAACGCCGTCAACTTTGGCCAGGAAACAGTCGGCCGGTATAAACACCGGGTGCACGCGCACCTCTATCTCGGAATCGGATTGCTTGGCGATAGCCAGCAGCTTGATGGCAAAACCCAGTTCGCGGGCGTAGCGGAAATCGCGTCGCGAAAGGCGCGAGATGCCCTCGTGGAAAACCTGGTCGGGGCGGACGCGGCTGCGGAAAGCCAGCGTGGCCAGTATGGCTATCTTGTAAGCGGCATCGATGCCCTCGAGGTCGTTCCTGGGATTGGTCTCGGCATAGCCCAGCTTTTGCGCTTGCCCGAGCGCTGTGGCGAACTCGGTGCCCTCGCGGGCCATGGTGCTTAAAATAAAGTTGGTGGTGCCGTTGATGATGGCGTAAATACCGTTGATGCGGTTGGCGATGAGGTCGCGCTGGAATGGGGCGATAAGCGGTATGCCGCCGCCTACCGAGGCCTCGTAACGCAGGCTAACTCTGTTCTGAGCCGCCAGCGCCAGAAGCTCGGCCCCGTGTTTGGCGATGACCTCCTTGTTGGCGGTCACCACGTGCTTGCCGCTCTTTAATGCTCGTTTCTGGTACTCGAAAGCCGGGTGTTCGCCGCCGATGACCTCGACGATGATGTCCAAACCAGGCGTGTTGAAAAATTCCTCCTCGTCGATGGTGAAGAGCGAGCGTTCCATCGCCTGAGCCTGCGGCCTGGTGAGGTCGCTCTCGATAACCTTAATCTTGCGCAGAATCAGCGGGAAACCGGCATGCTCCGCCAGCATACCCGACCTCTCCGTGAGCACCCGGGCGACCTGCCCGCCGATAACTCCCAGCCCCATGAGTCCTATGCCGATTGTCTTGTTTTCCATATTTCACCTTATGATGAAGCCTGGATGGTGGCGAAGGTCTTTTTGGCTTCATCCAGGTAGTTGGTTATTTTGTTATTGACTGTGTCATCCTGTAAAGCGGTGAGCCAGGTGTTAAAGGCCTGGTTGATCAGGTTGGTCTTGTCGTCGGCTGAAACATCCTTGACGGCGCTGTCCAGCACCTTGAAGAGCCAGTAGCCGCCCTTAGTGCTCTGATTGGTGTCCTTGATGGGGGCGCTGACGGCGCCGATGGCGGTGGCCGTATCAAAGACATAGCTTTTGTAAGCGGCAGTGGAATCCGAGGTTATCCAGCTCAGGTCGTCCTTGGAAGTATCCGACCAATTCTGAGAATATTGCTGCGCCAGTGTGGTGAAATCCTCCCCGCCATCGAGGCGGGTCTTGATGGCCTGCGCTTCCTCCAGACTTGAAAGCAGCATGCCGAATACATGCACCTGGCTGTTATCATCTTTTTTCTCGGTGACCTTGACCAGCCAGTACCCCACCTGTTTGGTTTTCTCCGCATCCTGGAACTGACCCCAGTCGCCTACTTGCGTCGTGAAGATAAGATCATCAAATCCTTTGGTGCCCAGGAGGTAATCGAAAACACCTTTGGCATGCGAATCCAATATGCCCTTATCACCCTGGGTGGTGCTGTCCAGCGAGATGCTTCCCGCTAGCTCGCCGAAATCTGCACCGGCATCTATCTGGGCTTTGATGTCGTTAAGCTGGCTCTGGCTTTCGAGAAACATGGCCAGCACATCGCGTTGTTCGGCGGAGGCGGGAATCTGTGGACCGAAGTAGTCGCTAGTAAGTTTTTTGCTTAACAACTGGCCTCGCACCAGGTCTCTGACCGCCTGATTATTAGCCAGAGCATTATCTTTTATGTATTGATTAATTTCGTCATCGGTTACGGTGATGCCAAGCTTGATGCTTTCTTCTTTCATGAGTTCGACTTGTTCGATAGTCTGTTCCACGTAATCCAATATGTAGGAAATATAGGAAGTTTGCCCGCCGGAGACATACCTGAGGGCATCTACGTAATAGGCCATGCTGAACTTATGCCCGTTGACCTCTATCACGGTCTCGCGCATGGGCTTGTCGATGGGGACGTACTGCTTGAAATACCAGCCAGAAAGGATTATTGCTATCACCGCCACGATGGTAACAAATCCGCTGATGCCGATGATGCGCTGCCTGCGAGCCTGTTTTTGCCAGTGGGTCAGCTGCCGACTGGTGGGCGGATGCACCGCCTGGGGTTCATTCTTTTTCGCCAAGGTTTACCTGCCTTCCATATTATTAAGAGCAGAAAGCTGCGTTGATTGAATATTCTGTAACTGAGCTATTATAGATTTAATTCGGATTACGTGCAATCACGGGCGATAAAAAGCGAAAAGCATTTGCTGACTACTAATAACGCAAGCAGGTGCATCTCAGGTTTGCTTTTCAGCCTTAGAGACAGTCCGTTTCGGCAACACGCCGAGCCGGCAAGCTCAAATCCTCTGAACAGCTTTAAATAAATCTACAAAATTTGGTATCATGTAGTGGCTTATTGTTTTGTTTCGAGTTGATTATTAATGAAAGCCGTTATTCTGGCGGGTGGCCTGGGTACCAGACTCCGGCCGCTCACATACAATACCCCCAAATCTCTGGTGCCGGTGCTGAACAGGCCGTTCCTGGAGCATGTCCTGCTATGGTTGAAGAAACATGGTGTCGATGAGGCTATACTGGCTTTAAGCCATCTGGCCCCTCCTGTCGAGGATTGCTTTGGAGACGGCAGCCGGCTGGGGATAAAAATCAGCTATGTTCTGGAAAAATCGGCTCTGGGAACAGCCGGGGCGGTAAAAAACGCGGCGGAACTGGTTGTAGGCAGCTTCTTCGTGCTTAACGGTGACATATTTTCCGACCTGGACTTCAGCGCCATGCTGGCTTTCCATCGTCAGAACCAGGCCAGGGCTACCATCGCGCTTACTCCGGTGGACAACCCCACGCACTACGGCCTTATCGAGACGGACAGCCGGAGCAGAGTGACGCGCTTCCTGGAAAAGCCGCGTCCCGAAGAGGTGACCACCAACATGATAAACGCCGGCACCTATGTGCTGGAACCCGGCGTGTTGGATATGATACCCCCCTCGCAGGAATACAGTTTCGAGCGGCAGCTTTTTCCGTCCATGCTGGCGGGCGGGGACGCAGTTTACGCTTTCCCGTCTTCGGGTTACTGGATAGATATCGGCAACCCTGAAAAATACAGACAGCTTAATTTCGATTTGCTGTCCGGCAAAGGCGGCCAATATGGCTTTAACCACGGCCATGAAATTATTACCGGCCGCGGCTGCCGCATACACCCGACAGCCATTCTCAAAGGTCCCCTGCTGGTGGGCGATAACTGCTCTATCGGGAAAGAGGCGGTAATCATAGGTCCGACAGTCATCGGAAGCGGGTGCCTGATTGAGGATGCGGCGACGATTTCAGCTTCCGTTATCTGGCAAAACGTGACCATCGGAAATGGTTCTCGCTTTATGTCGAGCATCGCCGCCAATGGGTGCCACCTGCAGGCGGGCAGCGAAGCCATTCGGGCTGTACTGGGAGACAACGTCACTATATCTCGTGGGTATAAGCTGGAGCCCGGCGCGCGAGTCGAACCGGGCAAGACTATCGGGTAGACCAGAGGAAACCAGACTCGACTTCTCTCTTACGGAAGAAGCACAGCAGACCACGAAAATCTCAATACAACCGCCGGTTGCGACATCGCAAAAACCGTCAGTCTTAAGCCAATCATAGAGAGAGACTTCATCCCTCCCTCTTTATTTGAGCGTCAAAACGAGCCTGTGATACAATTAGCGCGAGGAAAGTATTATGTTAGACCGTCTGGCCCAACTTGAAAAACGCTTTAACGACATAGAACTGGAAATGGCCAGCCCGGATGTCGTTTCGAACGTAAAACGCCTGCAGGAACTGGCGCAGGAACGCGCCGGCATCGAGGACGTTGTGAATCTCTACCGGCAATACAAATCCACCGAAAAGCAAATGGAGGAAGCGCGCTCCATGCTCGATACTGAAACCGACGAAGATATGCGGACGCTGGCCAAGCAAGAGCTGATGACACTCCAGGTGACGCTGGAAGGGTTGCTGGCCTCGCTTAAGTCGGCACTGCTTCCCCGCGATACCAACGACGAGCGCGACGTCATCGTGGAAATACGCGCCGGCGCCGGCGGTGACGAGGCCGGTCTTTTCGCCGCCGACCTCTTCCGCATGTACAGCCGCTACGCCCTCAACCGCGGCTGGAACGTCGAGGTCATCGACCGCAGCGAATCGGCCATCGGCAGCATCAAGGAAATCATATTCGAGGTCAAGGGCAAAGGCGCCTTCTCGCGCTTCAAATACGAGCGCGGCGTGCACCGCGTCCAGCGCGTCCCCAGCACGGAGGCCGGCGGGCGCATCCACACCTCCACGGCCACGGTGGCGGTGCTCCCCGAAGCCAAGGACGTTGAAATTGACGTGAGTCCGAGCGACCTGCGCATTGACATCTTCCACTCGGGCGGGGCCGGCGGGCAGAACGTCAACAAGGTTTCCACGGCGGTGCGCCTGACTCATCTCCCCACCGGGCTGGTGGTGGTATGCCAGGACGAGCGCTCGCAGTTGCGCAACCGCCAGAAGGCTATGGCCGTGCTTAAAACCAGACTGCTCGACGCTGAGCGAATGAAACAGGAAGGCGAGATAAGCGCCGAGCGCCGCGGTCAGGTGGGCACGGGCGATCGAGCCGAAAAGATACGCACCTATAACTTTCCGCAGGACCGCGTTACCGACCACCGCATCGGTATCACCATGCACAATCTGCCGAAACTCATGGAGGGCGGCCTGGACGACCTGATAGACGCCGTGGCTGCCAGCGAGCAGGCCAAGGCGCTCGAATCCGATCTGGTATGAAAATTGGTGAGTCGCTCGGCCTTATCCGCGAGCGCTTTTCGTCTGCCGGGATAGAAGAAGCGCCGCTTGAAGCGGAACTGCTCATGCGCCACGTGCTGAAGTTGGATGCAGTTGCATTCTTAAATAAC
It encodes the following:
- a CDS encoding homoserine dehydrogenase; protein product: MENKTIGIGLMGLGVIGGQVARVLTERSGMLAEHAGFPLILRKIKVIESDLTRPQAQAMERSLFTIDEEEFFNTPGLDIIVEVIGGEHPAFEYQKRALKSGKHVVTANKEVIAKHGAELLALAAQNRVSLRYEASVGGGIPLIAPFQRDLIANRINGIYAIINGTTNFILSTMAREGTEFATALGQAQKLGYAETNPRNDLEGIDAAYKIAILATLAFRSRVRPDQVFHEGISRLSRRDFRYARELGFAIKLLAIAKQSDSEIEVRVHPVFIPADCFLAKVDGVYNAVQVDGDLTGQVTFLGKGAGALPTSSAVVADVVAAARHVASGQSGSTWQPGENKRLKPMSQIVTRYYIRMGVTDQPGVLAQIAFALGSHQISIASVIQKETEPDQTAEIVIMTHPAREEAMQAAFAEFKKLPVVKEVHNFVRVEA
- a CDS encoding NDP-sugar synthase, with protein sequence MKAVILAGGLGTRLRPLTYNTPKSLVPVLNRPFLEHVLLWLKKHGVDEAILALSHLAPPVEDCFGDGSRLGIKISYVLEKSALGTAGAVKNAAELVVGSFFVLNGDIFSDLDFSAMLAFHRQNQARATIALTPVDNPTHYGLIETDSRSRVTRFLEKPRPEEVTTNMINAGTYVLEPGVLDMIPPSQEYSFERQLFPSMLAGGDAVYAFPSSGYWIDIGNPEKYRQLNFDLLSGKGGQYGFNHGHEIITGRGCRIHPTAILKGPLLVGDNCSIGKEAVIIGPTVIGSGCLIEDAATISASVIWQNVTIGNGSRFMSSIAANGCHLQAGSEAIRAVLGDNVTISRGYKLEPGARVEPGKTIG
- the prfA gene encoding peptide chain release factor 1; amino-acid sequence: MLDRLAQLEKRFNDIELEMASPDVVSNVKRLQELAQERAGIEDVVNLYRQYKSTEKQMEEARSMLDTETDEDMRTLAKQELMTLQVTLEGLLASLKSALLPRDTNDERDVIVEIRAGAGGDEAGLFAADLFRMYSRYALNRGWNVEVIDRSESAIGSIKEIIFEVKGKGAFSRFKYERGVHRVQRVPSTEAGGRIHTSTATVAVLPEAKDVEIDVSPSDLRIDIFHSGGAGGQNVNKVSTAVRLTHLPTGLVVVCQDERSQLRNRQKAMAVLKTRLLDAERMKQEGEISAERRGQVGTGDRAEKIRTYNFPQDRVTDHRIGITMHNLPKLMEGGLDDLIDAVAASEQAKALESDLV